In Girardinichthys multiradiatus isolate DD_20200921_A chromosome 18, DD_fGirMul_XY1, whole genome shotgun sequence, a single window of DNA contains:
- the LOC124883446 gene encoding SPRY domain-containing SOCS box protein 4-like: protein MGQKISGSIKSVDVRGEPSFRPVRRELRGPDFCRPPRLDLLLDMPPANPETQLRHAWNSDDRSLNVFVKEDDKLTFHRHPVAQSTDCIRGRIGYTRGLHVWRIHWPARQRGTHAVVGVATAEAALHSVGYTALVGSDAESWGWDLGRNRLYHDGKNRPGNSLAPTYPSFLEPDESFVLPDCLTVILDMDEGTLSFMVDGQYLGVAFRGLKGKKLYPIVSAVWGHCEVSIRYVNGLDPEPLPLMDLCRRVARLALGRERIHHIETLPLPQTLKNYLQYQ from the exons ATGGGCCAAAAGATCTCTGGCAGCATCAAGTCAGTGGATGTACGTGGGGAGCCCTCATTTCGCCCAGTGCGTCGCGAACTACGTGGTCCAGATTTTTGTCGGCCCCCCAGACTAGATTTATTGCTCGACATGCCGCCAGCAAACCCTGAGACACAACTTCGCCACGCCTGGAACTCTGACGACCGATCGCTCAATGTCTTCGTCAAGGAGGACGACAAGCTGACATTTCACAGGCACCCTGTCGCTCAGAGCACAGACTGCATTCGAGGGAGGATAGGCTACACCAGGGGCCTTCATGTGTGGAGGATTCACTGGCCAGCCAGACAGAGAGGCACTCATGCTGTAGTAGGGGTGGCTACTGCTGAAGCAGCTTTACACTCGGTGGGTTACACGGCCCTTGTGGGCTCAGACGCTGAATCCTGGGGGTGGGACCTTGGCCGGAACAGACTTTACCACGATGGAAAGAACAGACCTGGTAACTCTTTGGCCCCCACATACCCCAGTTTCCTGGAGCCAGACGAGTCGTTTGTACTCCCAGACTGCCTGACAGTAATATTGGACATGGACGAAGGGACACTGAGTTTTATGGTGGATGGACAATATCTGGGAGTGGCCTTCAGGGGGCTAAAAGGAAAGAAACTGTATCCCATCGTCAGTGCAGTCTGGGGGCACTGTGAAGTGTCAATCCGCTACGTCAATGGACTTGATC CGGAGCCCCTCCCCCTCATGGATCTGTGCAGGCGAGTAGCTCGGCTCGCTCTGGGTCGGGAACGCATCCATCACATCGAGACGCTTCCACTGCCCCAGACCCTGAAAAACTACCTCCAGTACCAGTGA